The Pontibacter pudoricolor genome contains a region encoding:
- a CDS encoding ketopantoate reductase family protein, with product MIKIAIAGIGGVGGYFGGLLASYYQNSDEVEVYFIARGENESTIRQQGLKIKTPGSTFTATPKLVTSDPTQIGEADLLICCTKSYDLEQSITQLKPCIGKQTVILPLLNGIDSYERIKTVYPENEVWEGCVYIVSRLTEPGLVTVTGDVNALFFGSTNGTEARLESALQLFTDAGIKATLSQNIQQTIWEKYLFISTIATLTSYLNTSIGGILAKTENMDLLHSLLSELKQVANAKGIVFPENSTNAIKERMAKLPYETTSSMHTDYQKGKNAEVDSLTGYVVKLGKQLNIPTPTYEKLYTALKNK from the coding sequence ATGATAAAGATTGCGATAGCAGGTATTGGTGGTGTTGGTGGATATTTTGGAGGCCTTTTAGCTAGCTATTACCAGAACTCAGATGAGGTGGAAGTATACTTTATTGCACGTGGCGAAAACGAAAGTACCATCAGGCAACAAGGTCTGAAAATAAAAACTCCGGGCTCAACTTTTACGGCTACACCTAAACTTGTAACCTCTGATCCTACTCAAATTGGGGAAGCAGACTTACTTATCTGCTGCACAAAAAGCTATGACCTGGAGCAGAGCATAACCCAACTAAAACCCTGCATCGGCAAACAAACAGTTATACTTCCGCTGCTAAACGGCATCGACAGCTACGAACGAATCAAGACAGTTTATCCGGAGAACGAAGTATGGGAAGGCTGCGTTTATATTGTTTCCAGGCTCACCGAACCAGGGTTGGTCACTGTAACCGGCGATGTAAATGCTTTATTCTTTGGCTCAACGAATGGTACAGAAGCCAGGCTCGAATCCGCGCTGCAGCTATTTACAGATGCCGGTATCAAAGCAACTTTATCTCAAAACATACAGCAAACTATCTGGGAGAAATATCTGTTCATTTCAACTATAGCTACGCTCACTTCTTACCTGAACACCAGCATTGGTGGTATACTGGCTAAAACGGAAAACATGGATCTGCTCCATTCCCTGCTGTCGGAGCTTAAACAGGTTGCCAACGCGAAAGGCATTGTGTTTCCGGAGAATAGTACCAATGCCATAAAAGAAAGGATGGCAAAGCTGCCTTACGAAACTACTTCCTCTATGCATACCGATTATCAGAAAGGTAAAAATGCAGAAGTTGATTCCCTAACCGGCTATGTGGTGAAGCTTGGCAAGCAGCTGAATATACCCACTCCAACGTACGAAAAACTATACACAGCGCTCAAAAACAAATAG
- a CDS encoding STAS domain-containing protein encodes MKYTIDKKENYTIITIDEKKLDTSIAPDLKSEFVKLNAEGITNLILDLNNVKYTDSSGLSSILIANRLCNSSNGLLILTSLQDHVMKLISISKLESVLNILPTVEEAIDRVFLHEIEQDLTNKED; translated from the coding sequence ATGAAGTACACGATTGATAAGAAAGAGAACTATACTATAATCACAATAGACGAGAAAAAGCTGGATACTTCAATTGCTCCGGACCTTAAGTCTGAGTTTGTGAAGCTGAACGCTGAAGGGATCACCAACCTGATTCTAGACCTGAACAACGTAAAATACACTGATTCATCCGGACTAAGCTCTATCCTGATCGCTAACAGACTATGCAACTCATCAAACGGTTTGCTTATTCTTACCAGCCTGCAGGATCACGTAATGAAGCTGATCTCTATCTCTAAACTGGAGTCGGTTTTAAACATTCTGCCTACTGTAGAAGAAGCTATTGACCGTGTGTTTCTGCACGAAATTGAGCAGGACCTGACTAACAAGGAAGACTAA
- a CDS encoding EamA family transporter yields MFRGIAFVLLGACSFGILSTFVKLAYSEGFTLGDVTGTQVFFGLIILWVIVLLRRLFNGRGNSASLKESLQLIAMGTTTGLVSIFYYKCVQTVPASIAILLLMQFTWMSLLLDSIIKRKLPTLLQVGTVAMILLGTCFAGNLFSGSFQDISLAGVGFGLLAALCYTFFLMINGAAGNSLHPATKSALLLTGACILVFTIFPPVFLVNGALLNGLFKWGLVLSVFGTVIPPLFFSYGIPKIGLGLSAILSSAELPVAVMMSSIVLQEQVVTVQWFGVLLILSAIVLSNLNSLRKQKRRVPQAIQA; encoded by the coding sequence ATGTTCAGAGGAATAGCTTTTGTGCTGCTCGGCGCATGCAGTTTCGGTATACTTTCGACGTTCGTAAAATTAGCATATAGCGAAGGCTTTACCTTGGGTGATGTAACTGGCACTCAGGTATTTTTTGGGTTGATTATTCTTTGGGTGATCGTGCTGTTGCGCAGGCTGTTTAATGGCCGTGGCAACAGTGCATCGCTTAAGGAATCCCTCCAGCTTATTGCCATGGGTACCACCACAGGTTTGGTTAGCATTTTTTACTATAAATGCGTGCAAACGGTACCGGCCTCTATCGCCATTCTTTTGCTCATGCAATTTACCTGGATGAGCTTACTCCTAGACTCCATCATAAAACGCAAATTACCGACCTTACTACAGGTTGGCACAGTAGCAATGATTTTGCTGGGCACCTGTTTTGCCGGCAATCTTTTCTCCGGTTCTTTCCAGGATATCAGTTTGGCCGGTGTTGGTTTTGGCTTACTGGCTGCCCTTTGCTATACTTTCTTTTTAATGATAAATGGTGCTGCTGGCAACTCGTTACACCCTGCCACTAAAAGTGCGCTCCTGTTAACTGGTGCCTGCATTCTTGTTTTTACCATCTTCCCGCCGGTTTTCCTGGTAAACGGAGCCTTACTAAACGGACTGTTTAAATGGGGACTTGTGCTGTCGGTTTTCGGTACAGTAATACCTCCGCTTTTCTTTTCCTATGGCATCCCGAAGATTGGTCTTGGGTTGAGCGCTATACTAAGCTCTGCAGAGCTTCCGGTTGCTGTCATGATGTCCAGTATTGTATTGCAGGAACAGGTTGTTACAGTGCAGTGGTTTGGCGTGTTGCTAATTCTTTCTGCTATAGTGCTGTCAAACCTTAACTCGTTGCGCAAACAAAAGAGGCGGGTGCCCCAGGCAATACAAGCTTAG
- a CDS encoding SDR family oxidoreductase, translating to MKILLTGANGYIGRRILPVLVEQQHEVVCMVRDPRRFELQDTLKDKVQIIKGDLLQPETLDALPKDIDATYYLVHSMGGHGSDFEKAEQISAENFVTYLDSTNTKQIIYLSGLSNTTHLSKHLSSRRHVEDILDKAKAHLTVLRASIIIGSGSASFEIIRDLVEKLPVMITPRWLNSRCQPIAIRDVIFYLTNALGNPACYDQRLEIGGPDVLTYKQMLEKLAKVRHLKRFIFTVPVLTPRLSSYWLYFVTSTSFSIARSLVESLRNDTIVQDDRIKQLISHQNLNYEEAIRLAYAKIEQNMVISSWKDALVSGTMRLNYMDFVQIPEHGLLTDKQLVKIEQDAAIVLENVWSIGGNRGWYKTDFLWEIRGLLDKMAGGVGLKRGRRHPTEIRAGDTIDFWRVLVADREKQRLLLYAEMKVPGEAWLQFRIVRKPDGAYLEQLAAFRPDGLLGRLYWYAMLPFHFIIFRGMVRNIAHHMPAALPKANV from the coding sequence ATGAAGATACTTTTAACAGGCGCAAACGGCTATATCGGCAGGCGGATTTTACCCGTTCTCGTGGAGCAGCAGCATGAGGTGGTATGCATGGTGCGCGACCCAAGGCGTTTCGAACTGCAGGACACTCTTAAGGATAAAGTACAAATTATTAAAGGCGACCTGCTGCAACCTGAAACACTTGATGCTTTACCCAAAGATATAGACGCGACCTATTACTTAGTGCACTCTATGGGCGGCCACGGCAGCGACTTTGAAAAAGCAGAACAGATATCAGCTGAAAATTTTGTCACTTATCTGGACAGTACCAATACCAAACAGATCATTTACCTGAGCGGCCTTTCCAATACCACACATTTATCAAAGCACCTTTCCTCCAGGCGTCATGTTGAAGATATTCTGGACAAGGCAAAGGCTCATTTAACCGTACTTCGCGCATCCATCATCATCGGTTCCGGTAGTGCATCTTTTGAAATCATCCGTGACCTGGTTGAGAAATTACCTGTGATGATTACTCCGCGCTGGCTCAATTCCCGCTGCCAGCCAATTGCCATCCGGGATGTTATTTTTTACCTCACAAATGCTCTGGGCAACCCTGCCTGTTACGACCAGCGCCTGGAAATTGGCGGGCCCGATGTGCTGACCTACAAGCAAATGCTGGAGAAACTGGCAAAGGTGCGCCACCTGAAACGCTTTATTTTTACAGTGCCGGTTCTTACTCCCAGGCTGTCGTCATACTGGCTTTATTTTGTTACCAGTACCAGTTTTTCCATTGCACGCAGCCTGGTAGAGAGTCTGCGGAACGACACGATAGTTCAGGACGACCGCATCAAACAACTTATTTCCCATCAGAATTTAAACTACGAAGAAGCCATCCGGCTGGCTTATGCTAAAATAGAGCAGAACATGGTCATATCGAGCTGGAAAGATGCTTTGGTAAGTGGCACGATGCGGCTTAATTATATGGATTTTGTACAAATCCCGGAACACGGCTTACTTACTGATAAACAGCTTGTTAAAATTGAGCAGGACGCGGCTATAGTTCTGGAAAACGTCTGGAGCATAGGCGGCAACCGGGGTTGGTATAAAACTGATTTTCTGTGGGAGATACGTGGCTTGCTTGATAAAATGGCTGGGGGCGTTGGTCTTAAAAGAGGCCGCCGTCACCCGACAGAGATCAGGGCCGGCGATACGATAGATTTCTGGCGCGTACTGGTAGCAGATCGTGAAAAGCAGCGCCTGCTGCTATATGCTGAAATGAAAGTACCCGGTGAAGCCTGGCTGCAATTCAGGATAGTTCGTAAACCGGATGGTGCCTACTTGGAGCAACTGGCCGCCTTCCGGCCAGACGGGCTGCTGGGCAGACTGTACTGGTACGCCATGCTGCCTTTCCATTTTATTATTTTCAGGGGCATGGTGCGTAACATTGCACACCACATGCCGGCTGCCTTGCCGAAGGCCAATGTATAA
- the hppD gene encoding 4-hydroxyphenylpyruvate dioxygenase, translating to MAKDILPLNGTDHIEFYVGNAKQAAHFYQTAFGFKLVAYAGPETGVRDRASYVIQQEKVRLVLTTAIYPDSEIAQHVHQHGDGVKVLALWVDDAEESFRGTVARGAKPAMEPKTITDEFGEVKVASIHTYGDTIHTFVERKNYNGVFMPGYVERTSELMVEPVGLKYVDHCVGNVELGKMNEWVKFYEDVMGFKLLLTFDDEDISTEYTALMSKVVSNGNGYIKFPINEPAEGKKKSQIDEYLEFYHGPGVQHIAVATNDILHTVSELRRRGVEFLRVPEVYYEDLLERIGHIDEDMADLRKLNILVDRDDEGYLLQIFTKPVEDRPTVFYEIIQRKGAKSFGKGNFKALFEAIEREQALRGNL from the coding sequence ATAGCTAAAGATATTCTGCCTCTGAACGGCACCGACCATATAGAGTTTTATGTAGGTAACGCCAAGCAGGCAGCACATTTTTACCAGACCGCTTTCGGTTTTAAGCTGGTAGCGTATGCCGGCCCCGAAACAGGTGTCCGCGATCGCGCTTCTTACGTTATCCAACAGGAAAAAGTACGCCTGGTTTTAACAACTGCCATTTACCCCGATTCTGAAATCGCACAGCATGTGCACCAGCACGGCGACGGTGTTAAAGTACTTGCCCTTTGGGTAGATGATGCCGAAGAGTCTTTCCGTGGTACGGTAGCGCGTGGCGCAAAGCCAGCCATGGAGCCTAAAACTATAACCGATGAGTTTGGCGAAGTAAAAGTAGCCTCTATTCATACTTATGGCGATACCATCCATACATTTGTGGAGCGAAAGAACTATAACGGTGTGTTTATGCCGGGTTATGTAGAGCGCACCTCTGAGCTGATGGTAGAGCCGGTAGGCCTGAAGTATGTAGACCACTGCGTAGGCAACGTAGAGCTCGGCAAGATGAATGAGTGGGTGAAGTTCTACGAAGATGTGATGGGCTTTAAACTGCTGCTTACCTTCGATGATGAAGATATCAGCACCGAGTATACTGCCCTGATGTCTAAAGTAGTATCTAACGGAAACGGCTATATCAAATTCCCGATAAACGAACCGGCTGAAGGCAAGAAAAAGTCGCAGATTGATGAGTACCTGGAGTTTTACCATGGCCCGGGTGTGCAGCACATTGCCGTTGCTACCAACGATATTCTGCATACTGTTTCTGAATTGCGCCGCCGTGGTGTAGAGTTCCTGCGCGTTCCGGAAGTTTATTACGAAGACCTGTTGGAGCGTATCGGCCACATCGACGAAGACATGGCTGACCTGCGCAAACTGAACATCCTGGTAGACCGTGACGACGAAGGGTATCTGCTGCAGATCTTCACAAAGCCGGTGGAAGACAGACCAACTGTATTTTATGAGATCATCCAGCGTAAAGGAGCCAAGTCGTTCGGTAAAGGCAACTTTAAAGCATTGTTCGAAGCTATTGAGCGCGAGCAGGCCCTGCGTGGAAACCTTTAA
- a CDS encoding ribonuclease Z translates to MDFELRILGSSSATPSANRHNTAQVLTIGNQLHLIDCGEGTQMQLMQYKIKHQRICNIYISHLHGDHYFGLAGLLSTMHLQGRQSPLHLFGPPGLSDILSLQFRYSGTNLNYKLIFNELDTTCYKKIFEDKQLTVHTIPMEHRVPTCGFIFREKPKARPLIKEKLPPYLTPPQLVRLKWGEDINDEQGNLLLANKDVTLEPKHSRSYAFCSDSRYKPDLLPYLHHIDLLYHEATFLSDMEERAKHTFHSTAKQAARMAAAAEVRHLLLGHFSVRYKDLTPLLTEAREIFPNTDLAIEGSIFSVQEQHR, encoded by the coding sequence GTGGATTTCGAACTCAGAATATTGGGTAGTTCGTCGGCCACACCTTCGGCAAACAGACATAATACCGCACAGGTACTTACCATTGGTAACCAACTGCACCTGATTGATTGCGGAGAAGGTACGCAAATGCAGCTGATGCAATACAAAATAAAGCATCAGCGCATTTGCAATATCTACATAAGCCACCTGCATGGCGACCATTACTTTGGGCTGGCAGGCTTATTATCTACCATGCACCTGCAGGGCAGGCAATCCCCTCTTCATCTTTTTGGCCCTCCCGGCCTCTCCGATATCTTAAGTCTGCAGTTCCGCTACTCGGGTACCAACCTGAACTATAAGCTCATTTTTAATGAGCTGGATACGACGTGCTACAAAAAGATATTCGAAGACAAGCAACTGACGGTACACACCATTCCGATGGAGCACCGGGTGCCAACGTGCGGCTTTATTTTCAGGGAGAAACCTAAAGCACGCCCACTCATAAAAGAGAAGCTGCCGCCTTACCTTACACCACCACAACTGGTGCGCCTTAAATGGGGAGAAGACATAAACGATGAACAGGGCAACCTGCTGCTGGCAAACAAAGACGTTACCCTGGAGCCAAAACACAGCCGAAGCTATGCCTTCTGCTCCGATAGCCGTTATAAACCAGATCTGCTGCCTTACCTCCACCATATAGACCTGCTTTACCACGAAGCTACTTTCCTGAGCGACATGGAGGAGCGCGCGAAGCATACATTCCATAGTACAGCCAAACAAGCTGCCCGGATGGCCGCAGCGGCAGAAGTCCGGCATTTGCTCTTAGGGCACTTTTCGGTGCGCTACAAAGACCTTACCCCCCTGCTAACCGAAGCCCGGGAAATTTTTCCGAATACTGACCTCGCTATTGAAGGGAGTATTTTCAGTGTGCAGGAGCAGCATCGCTAG
- a CDS encoding O-acetylhomoserine aminocarboxypropyltransferase/cysteine synthase family protein, with translation MSNTHRFETLQLHAGQEIDPTTRSRAVPIYQTSSYAFKDAAHGANLFALKEFGNIYTRIQNPTTDVFEKRVAALEGGVAAVAVSSGQAAQFIALTNILQAGDNFVSSSFLYGGTFNQFKVSFKRLGIEARFADSDDAASFEKLIDENTKAIYLETIGNPRFNIPDFETIAALAQKHDLPLVVDNTFGAGGYLFRPLEHGANVVVESATKWIGGHGTSIGGVIVDGGNFNWGNGKFPQFSEPSEGYHGLNFWEVFGADGPFGNIAFAIRARVEGLRDFGPAISPFNSFLLLQGLETLSLRVERTVQNAQAIAEWLEQHELVESVNYPGLESSKYHELAKKYLKRGFGGVLSFKLKGDKEQAETFVNNLKLVSHLANVGDAKTLIIHPASTTHQQLSDAEQLGAGVEPTLLRVSLGIEHIDDIKADFELAFAAVKKAVEESVLN, from the coding sequence ATGTCTAATACACATCGTTTCGAAACACTACAACTACACGCAGGCCAGGAAATTGATCCAACCACACGCTCACGCGCCGTTCCAATCTACCAGACATCTTCCTACGCTTTTAAGGATGCAGCGCATGGCGCCAACCTGTTTGCCCTGAAGGAGTTCGGTAACATTTACACCCGTATCCAGAACCCGACCACCGATGTATTTGAGAAGCGAGTTGCTGCCCTTGAAGGGGGCGTAGCGGCAGTAGCGGTGTCATCAGGGCAGGCCGCACAGTTTATTGCGCTAACCAACATTCTGCAGGCCGGCGATAATTTTGTTTCCAGCAGCTTTCTGTATGGCGGTACTTTTAACCAGTTCAAGGTTTCATTTAAGCGCCTGGGCATAGAGGCCCGCTTTGCTGACAGCGATGATGCGGCGAGCTTTGAAAAACTGATTGACGAAAACACCAAAGCCATTTACCTGGAAACCATCGGCAACCCGCGCTTTAACATACCGGACTTTGAAACTATAGCTGCACTGGCTCAGAAACATGACCTGCCGCTGGTGGTGGATAATACCTTCGGGGCTGGTGGTTACCTGTTCAGGCCACTGGAGCATGGCGCCAATGTGGTGGTGGAGTCTGCTACCAAATGGATTGGCGGGCACGGCACCAGCATCGGAGGTGTGATTGTAGATGGCGGTAATTTTAACTGGGGCAACGGCAAATTTCCACAGTTCTCAGAACCATCGGAAGGCTACCACGGGCTTAACTTCTGGGAGGTTTTCGGGGCAGACGGACCGTTTGGCAATATCGCTTTCGCTATCAGAGCGAGGGTAGAAGGTTTGCGTGATTTTGGTCCTGCTATTTCCCCGTTCAACTCCTTCCTGTTGCTGCAAGGCCTGGAAACACTTTCGCTGAGAGTAGAACGAACCGTGCAGAACGCACAGGCAATTGCCGAGTGGCTGGAGCAGCATGAGCTGGTGGAAAGTGTGAACTACCCGGGCCTGGAATCAAGTAAATACCATGAACTGGCAAAGAAATACCTGAAACGCGGTTTTGGCGGCGTACTTTCCTTTAAACTGAAAGGCGATAAAGAACAGGCCGAAACTTTTGTAAATAATTTAAAACTGGTAAGCCACCTGGCCAACGTTGGCGATGCGAAAACGCTGATCATTCACCCGGCATCTACCACGCACCAGCAACTATCAGATGCTGAACAATTAGGCGCAGGCGTAGAGCCAACCTTATTGCGTGTGTCGCTCGGCATCGAACATATTGACGATATAAAAGCAGATTTCGAACTGGCTTTTGCAGCTGTTAAAAAGGCGGTTGAAGAGTCTGTGCTTAATTAA
- a CDS encoding phosphoribosylaminoimidazolesuccinocarboxamide synthase produces the protein MEAIKETNFSFTGQTGFYRGKVRDVYYFNDRLAIVATDRISAFDVVLPRAIPYKGQVLNQIASINLKATSDIVPNWVISSPDPNVTIGVRCEPFKVEMVIRGYLAGHAWREYKAGKRILCGVALPDGLRENDKLPEPIITPTTKADEGHDEDISREEILAKGIVNEQDYLKLEKYTQALFARGTELAAQRGLILVDTKYEFGKQNDQIFLIDEIHTPDSSRYFYSEGYSNRQKHGEPQKQLSKEFVRQWLIENGFQGQDGQIIPEMTDEVVDNISKRYIELFEVFTGHSFVKSDYHNALERIQGSVEQNIFSAKD, from the coding sequence ATGGAGGCCATTAAAGAAACTAACTTCTCCTTCACCGGCCAGACCGGTTTTTACAGGGGCAAAGTTCGCGACGTTTATTATTTTAACGACAGGCTGGCTATAGTTGCCACCGACCGGATCTCTGCTTTTGATGTGGTACTGCCACGTGCCATCCCCTACAAAGGGCAGGTACTGAACCAGATCGCCAGCATCAACCTGAAAGCTACTTCCGATATTGTTCCGAACTGGGTAATTTCGTCGCCGGACCCTAATGTAACGATTGGGGTGCGCTGCGAGCCATTTAAGGTAGAGATGGTGATACGCGGGTACCTGGCAGGCCATGCGTGGCGCGAATACAAAGCAGGCAAACGCATACTTTGCGGTGTAGCATTACCAGATGGCCTTCGCGAGAACGACAAACTTCCTGAACCGATTATTACGCCTACCACTAAAGCCGACGAAGGCCATGATGAGGATATATCGCGGGAGGAAATTTTAGCAAAAGGCATTGTAAATGAGCAGGATTATCTTAAATTAGAGAAATATACGCAGGCACTTTTTGCACGTGGTACCGAACTTGCCGCACAAAGAGGACTGATACTGGTAGATACCAAATATGAATTTGGTAAACAAAACGACCAGATATTTCTTATTGATGAAATCCATACGCCAGACTCGTCGCGCTATTTCTATAGTGAAGGCTATAGTAACCGACAAAAGCATGGTGAACCACAGAAGCAGCTCTCGAAAGAGTTTGTAAGGCAGTGGCTCATAGAAAATGGATTTCAGGGGCAGGACGGACAAATAATTCCGGAAATGACTGACGAAGTGGTTGATAATATCTCGAAACGCTATATAGAGCTATTTGAAGTATTTACGGGCCATTCGTTTGTAAAAAGTGATTACCATAATGCTCTTGAGCGCATACAAGGCAGCGTGGAACAAAACATTTTTAGCGCAAAAGATTAG
- a CDS encoding queuosine precursor transporter, with translation MPTTATTLEKKKTTLFLVLSGIFLANALLAELIGVKIFSGEALLGLPGAQLNILGSKLDFNLTAGVIIWPVVFVTTDIINEYFGKQGVKKVSILTVLLILYAFLVITIVTGLPPAKFWVELNSTDPQGNPFNIDFAFNSIYRQGLGIIIGSVVAFLISQLLDASVFHWLRKYTGSKKIWLRATGSTLVSQLIDSLVVLFVAFYLFGNWSMELVLSVAAINYIYKFCIAILLTPVLYLAHYLIDSYLGHHNADVLIENAAVESET, from the coding sequence ATGCCCACCACTGCTACAACCCTGGAGAAGAAAAAAACAACCCTCTTTCTTGTACTGAGCGGCATTTTTCTGGCAAACGCGCTGCTGGCGGAGCTTATTGGTGTAAAGATTTTTTCGGGCGAAGCACTGCTGGGTTTGCCCGGTGCGCAGTTAAACATACTGGGCAGCAAACTCGATTTTAACCTGACAGCCGGTGTTATTATCTGGCCGGTTGTGTTCGTTACTACCGATATCATAAATGAATATTTCGGCAAACAGGGCGTTAAAAAAGTAAGCATTCTGACAGTTTTACTGATACTATATGCCTTTCTGGTAATAACTATAGTTACCGGTCTGCCGCCGGCAAAATTCTGGGTAGAGCTCAACAGTACCGATCCGCAGGGCAATCCTTTTAATATTGACTTTGCTTTCAACTCAATTTACCGCCAGGGCCTGGGCATTATCATCGGTTCGGTAGTAGCTTTTTTAATTTCGCAGTTGCTCGATGCCTCGGTGTTCCATTGGTTGCGCAAGTACACGGGCAGCAAAAAAATCTGGCTCCGCGCTACAGGGTCAACATTGGTATCGCAGCTGATTGATAGCCTGGTAGTGCTGTTCGTTGCTTTCTATTTATTCGGCAACTGGTCTATGGAGCTCGTGCTTTCTGTAGCGGCAATCAACTATATCTACAAATTCTGCATTGCTATACTTCTTACCCCCGTTTTATACCTGGCTCATTACCTGATTGATAGCTATCTGGGGCACCATAATGCGGATGTACTGATTGAAAATGCCGCTGTAGAAAGCGAAACCTAG
- the trpS gene encoding tryptophan--tRNA ligase: protein MARYLTGIQSTGRPHLGNLLGAICPAIEFSKISDQEALYFIADLHSLTTIRDAEVLKHNTYSVAAAWLAMGLDTDRHILYRQSDVPMVTELSWYLNCFAPFPMLANAHSFKDKSSRRGLADVNAGLFTYPVLMAADILMYDANFVPVGKDQIQHLEITRDIASSFNHIYGETFVLPEAKTDDAIMTIPGINGEKMSKSYGNIIDIFEADKPLRKTIMSIVTDSTPLEEPKNPDDDTTFALYRLLASPEDVETMRQNYITGGYGYGHAKQALYETIISKYSKERELFNYYMNNLPELDKKLREGAEKAKAIATPVLQRVRQKLGY, encoded by the coding sequence ATGGCACGATACCTTACCGGAATCCAAAGCACTGGCCGACCACACCTTGGCAACTTACTAGGCGCTATTTGCCCTGCAATTGAGTTCTCTAAAATATCAGATCAAGAAGCTTTATATTTTATAGCTGACCTGCATTCGCTTACAACCATTCGTGATGCGGAAGTTTTAAAACACAACACTTACTCTGTAGCAGCAGCCTGGCTGGCCATGGGCTTAGATACGGACAGGCATATACTTTACCGCCAGTCGGATGTGCCGATGGTAACCGAATTAAGCTGGTACCTGAACTGCTTTGCTCCTTTCCCGATGCTGGCCAATGCACACTCTTTTAAGGACAAATCGAGCCGACGCGGCCTTGCTGATGTAAATGCCGGTTTGTTTACGTACCCTGTGCTGATGGCTGCAGACATTTTGATGTACGATGCCAATTTTGTACCCGTAGGAAAAGACCAGATACAGCACCTGGAGATTACACGCGACATTGCCAGCTCGTTTAACCACATTTACGGCGAAACCTTTGTACTACCGGAAGCCAAAACCGACGATGCCATTATGACCATACCAGGCATAAACGGCGAGAAAATGAGCAAATCGTACGGCAACATCATCGATATTTTTGAGGCAGACAAGCCACTGCGCAAAACTATTATGAGCATTGTAACAGACAGTACGCCACTGGAAGAGCCAAAGAATCCGGACGACGATACCACTTTTGCGCTATACCGCTTACTGGCATCACCTGAAGATGTGGAAACCATGCGTCAGAATTATATAACCGGTGGTTACGGTTACGGCCATGCCAAGCAGGCGCTTTACGAAACCATCATCAGCAAATACAGCAAAGAGCGCGAGCTGTTTAACTACTACATGAACAACCTGCCTGAACTGGACAAAAAACTCCGGGAAGGTGCCGAAAAAGCGAAGGCTATTGCTACACCTGTTTTGCAGCGTGTGCGCCAGAAATTAGGTTACTAA
- a CDS encoding SIMPL domain-containing protein produces the protein MKNILALLIAILLVGCQTDSTLAPSKFKTIMIKSVGEVETLPDVATFHINLNCLQKSVKASKQCLVDKSNELNSKLLSFGIKKDDILTTSVNMNKSYTWRNNSQVFDGYNSSTTIHVTLRDINKLDQIYTELLENRNLDLSGLAYSHSKLDSLKNEAYVSALKKANTLADKLLVELPASEKEILKIGNVEISASMPESNQQREQDGYAVAEVAAQNRSIAISKGTVLVNATLFVEYQIK, from the coding sequence ATGAAAAACATACTCGCTCTTTTGATCGCTATACTGCTGGTAGGTTGCCAAACCGATTCCACACTTGCGCCGTCAAAATTTAAAACCATCATGATAAAATCGGTTGGTGAAGTGGAAACGCTGCCTGATGTAGCAACTTTTCATATCAACCTGAATTGTTTGCAGAAATCTGTTAAAGCTTCGAAGCAATGCCTGGTTGACAAATCCAACGAACTGAACAGCAAACTTCTTTCCTTCGGAATCAAGAAGGACGATATCCTGACAACTTCTGTAAACATGAATAAAAGTTATACCTGGAGAAATAATTCGCAGGTATTTGATGGCTACAACAGTTCAACCACCATTCATGTCACGCTCCGGGATATAAACAAACTGGACCAGATTTATACGGAGCTGCTAGAGAACAGGAACCTGGATTTAAGTGGATTAGCTTATTCTCATTCCAAACTCGACAGCCTAAAAAATGAAGCCTATGTAAGTGCCTTAAAAAAGGCGAACACGCTGGCTGATAAATTATTAGTTGAATTACCGGCTTCTGAAAAAGAGATACTGAAGATCGGAAATGTTGAGATTTCAGCATCAATGCCCGAATCGAACCAACAGAGAGAGCAGGATGGATATGCAGTAGCTGAAGTGGCAGCCCAAAACAGATCTATAGCTATAAGTAAAGGCACTGTACTAGTAAATGCTACCTTATTTGTAGAGTATCAGATAAAGTAA